In one window of Candidatus Eisenbacteria bacterium DNA:
- the pyrF gene encoding orotidine-5'-phosphate decarboxylase, whose translation MRALERLIVALDYSNSEEALSLVDKLGDLVGFYKVGGELFASGGKRIVRSLKERGKRVFLDLKLFDIPTTVERTCIVLADFGVDIVDVHCLGGKEMMKAAVRGAATQGEVHQQTWRSDWAISGFEQSDSDQSSPGPRIKVIGVTMLTSFDEATSRNIFGEKKTGELSVLLAREGKEAGLHGVVCGASYVRTIKDACGDNFLTVVPGVRPKGETEDSRRPERADHVRTSTPAETLKMGADFIVMGRPITASRDPRGTVLEIRQSLTQP comes from the coding sequence ATGCGTGCTCTTGAAAGATTGATAGTAGCTCTCGATTATTCCAACTCCGAGGAGGCGCTTTCCCTCGTTGACAAACTTGGTGATCTCGTTGGGTTTTACAAAGTAGGGGGTGAGCTATTCGCTTCGGGCGGAAAGAGAATTGTCAGATCGCTCAAAGAAAGGGGAAAAAGAGTATTCCTTGATCTGAAACTCTTTGACATACCGACCACAGTCGAAAGGACTTGCATCGTCCTTGCAGACTTCGGGGTGGACATCGTAGATGTCCACTGCCTGGGCGGAAAAGAAATGATGAAGGCCGCCGTTCGCGGCGCAGCTACTCAAGGAGAAGTTCACCAGCAAACGTGGAGAAGTGACTGGGCGATATCCGGTTTCGAGCAGAGTGATTCCGATCAGTCATCCCCCGGTCCAAGGATAAAGGTAATCGGCGTCACCATGCTTACAAGTTTCGATGAAGCGACATCCCGGAATATCTTTGGCGAAAAGAAAACAGGAGAGTTGTCAGTTCTCCTGGCCCGTGAAGGAAAAGAAGCAGGGCTTCACGGCGTAGTGTGCGGTGCTTCCTACGTTCGCACGATAAAAGACGCCTGCGGCGACAACTTCCTCACCGTTGTCCCGGGTGTCAGACCCAAAGGGGAAACGGAAGATTCCCGGCGTCCGGAAAGAGCGGATCACGTTCGGACTTCGACTCCGGCCGAAACGCTCAAGATGGGCGCCGACTTCATAGTGATGGGAAGGCCGATCACTGCCTCCCGCGATCCCAGAGGGACTGTCCTTGAAATTCGGCAAAGTCTAACCCAGCCGTGA
- a CDS encoding T9SS type A sorting domain-containing protein: MLQRKTIAVSFSGTSMAAPIVSGIAMLLKGFDQTYSPSLYNDDIEQVIRLSADDIDPPGWDSEYGAGRVNARKALDYLRGPYAMGRWEETGGSVYQTTENFKGNFYSLPGAPDGYYVGKRYEVRRSVTFPTEFSNIVGAWGRGLATTGYDWTLYNDNFAMGYCEVVPGTLTLTGAIVRTWVYEIAMLPSGAYYGWYPARPENVTFACTVLGIPAHLYVSILGPDRLSYGQTGTWRAGAAGGSGDYSYQWYVSVDHGLSWTAQGTSETQSWTMDGSTIIERVDVHDSITGEDATASFYVYPYVIGIKEEASLSIPKTYRLGQNYPNPFNPRTEIRFELPKQSNVSLVVYDVLGKEVARLVDGPMNAGYHHVSWNADRLSSGVYILKLRADAFVDVKRLVLLK, from the coding sequence TTGCTTCAGCGAAAAACCATAGCTGTTTCCTTCTCGGGTACGTCAATGGCAGCTCCAATTGTCTCTGGTATTGCCATGCTTCTGAAAGGTTTTGACCAAACCTACAGCCCGAGTCTTTACAACGACGACATTGAGCAAGTCATAAGGCTCTCTGCTGACGACATAGATCCACCGGGCTGGGATTCTGAATACGGAGCAGGTCGTGTCAATGCTCGGAAGGCCTTGGACTACTTGCGAGGACCGTACGCGATGGGTAGATGGGAGGAAACCGGTGGTTCAGTTTATCAGACGACCGAGAACTTCAAGGGGAATTTCTATAGTCTTCCTGGCGCGCCCGACGGATATTATGTTGGTAAACGTTACGAGGTCAGAAGGTCTGTTACTTTTCCAACTGAATTCTCAAACATTGTCGGGGCCTGGGGCAGGGGACTCGCGACCACAGGATATGACTGGACTCTCTATAACGACAACTTCGCCATGGGGTATTGCGAGGTCGTTCCTGGAACCCTGACCTTGACAGGCGCTATTGTTCGAACATGGGTCTACGAAATTGCCATGCTTCCGAGCGGAGCATACTATGGTTGGTATCCGGCAAGACCCGAGAATGTCACTTTTGCGTGCACCGTCCTCGGCATTCCGGCTCATCTGTATGTGTCCATTCTCGGACCCGATCGCCTCAGCTATGGCCAGACCGGCACATGGAGAGCCGGTGCTGCCGGAGGGTCTGGCGATTACAGTTATCAGTGGTATGTATCAGTTGACCACGGCCTGAGCTGGACTGCTCAGGGAACAAGTGAGACTCAATCCTGGACCATGGACGGAAGCACCATTATTGAACGGGTTGATGTGCATGACAGCATAACCGGTGAGGATGCAACTGCTTCGTTCTATGTTTACCCCTATGTTATTGGGATAAAGGAAGAAGCATCACTTTCCATTCCAAAGACATATCGACTGGGACAGAACTATCCCAATCCTTTTAATCCTCGCACAGAGATCAGGTTTGAGCTGCCTAAGCAAAGCAATGTCTCACTTGTTGTATATGATGTGCTTGGAAAAGAGGTGGCAAGGCTGGTCGATGGTCCAATGAATGCTGGATATCATCATGTCAGCTGGAATGCGGATCGCCTCTCAAGTGGAGTCTATATACTAAAACTCAGGGCAGACGCGTTCGTAGACGTCAAGCGCCTCGTGTTACTAAAATGA